In Amycolatopsis sp. FBCC-B4732, the genomic stretch ACCGAACCGGTGCTGGCGATCAGGATGAAGCTGCCGAGCCCGACCTGGGAGCCGGCCAGGAACTCCACGCTCACCACGGCGATCAGCGAAATGGTCGCCGACAGCCGGACGCCGGTGAAGACGAACGGCGCGGTCTGCGGCAGCGCGACCGAAGTCAGGATGCGGAACCGGCTGGTCCCGCACGCCCGCGCGGTCTCCATCAGCACCGGGTCGATCTCGCCCATGCCGTAGATGGTGTTGAACATGATCGGCCACAGCGACGCGTACACCGCGAGGGTGATCTTCGCGTCGGGGCCGGAGCCGATCACCAGCAGCACCAGCGGCACGAGCGCGGTGACCGGGATCGGGCGGAGGAATTCGACGATCGCGGCGGTGGCGGTGCGCAGCACCGGGATGCTGCCGAGCAGCAGGCCGGCGGGTACGCCGATGACGATGGCGATCGCGATGGCGATCAGCCAGGCCAGCATCGTCGCGATGATGTCGCGGATGAATTCGGGGTCGCCCAGCAGGTCGCCGACGGTGACCAGGACGACGCTCGGTGGCGGGGTGAACGTCTTACTGACCAGGCCGACCTGGACGACGACCTCCCAGAGCAGGAGGAAGCCGACCAGACCGGCCAGGCCGCGGAGCAGTTTCTTCACGTCAGCTGGTCGCCTGCGGCGCGATCATCGGCGCGGCTTCGACCTTGCTGGTGATGACGCCCATCTGCAGCAGCAGGTCGGGCACCCGCTGCAGGCGCCGGGCGTCCAGGGTGGAGCCGTAGCCGGGCAGGGTGAGCAGCTTGGCCGTGTCTTCGTCGATCTTCGCGTACTTGACCAGCAGCGGCTCGACCTTCGAGCGGTCGTTGATCGCGTCGCTGGTGGCCTTCTTCATGGCGCGCTGGAAGGCCGCGAGGGTCTTCGGGTTGCCCTGGACCCACTTCGTCGTCGAGCCGTAGCCGGTCAGGGGGAAGTCCTGGCTGGCGCCGGTGTTGATGTCGATGACCGGCGTCGCGCCGACGGTCTTCGCCGCCTGCGAGAGCATCGGCTCCGGCATGTAGGCCGCGTCGACCTGGTTGTCCTTCAGCGCCGCCGCCATGTTCGGCAGCGGGACCAGGGTCCACTTGACCGTGCTGAAGTCGACGCCGTGGTCCTTCATGACGGACTTGGTGAGGATGTCCGACGCGGTGTTCATGGCCGTGATGGCGATTCGCTTGCCGGCCAGGTCGTTGACCGTCTTCACGTTCGAGGACGGCACCGTGACGATCGCGTTGCTCTTCGCGTTCACCGACGTGCCGTCGGCGACGAGCTGGACGTCCGCGGCACCCTTGCTCTTGGCGACGAAGAACGGCGTGTAGGTCGAGAGCGCGATGTCGGCTTCGCCGTTGAGCGCCTTCGTCATCGACTCCTGGCCGCTCTTGGCGACGATCTGCTCGACGTCGAGGCCCTCGGACTTGAAGTAGCCGCCGTCCAAGGCCAGCCAGAACGGCGCGAGGTCCGTCGTCGGCATGATCGAGACCTTGATCTTCGACTTCTCCAGGCCGCCCCCGTTCGACGAGGCGTTCGAGTCGTCCGAGCCGAGGGCGCTGCAGCCGGTGAGGGCTGTCGCTGCCGCGAGGGTGAGGGCGAGCCCGAGCGCGGCGCGGCGAGTGCGAACCCGGCCACTGCTCATGGCGTTTCCAAGCAAGGCCTGCTCCTTGGGTGAAGAAAGTGACGGTTGATGGACCGAATCCCGGGGAAGTACGTAACTCATTCTCGGGAGTACGCGGGCCACTGTAGAGAACGTGACAGGTTGCTCACAACGGGTGGGATCAATACCCGAGAGGGTGGCGCACGTCACTCTTTTGGCCTCTGGTCTAGACCCACTGCTCCACTCGCCGTAAGCGTTCACCCAGCGTAGGGCCCAGTTCCTGAATAAGGGATGTCCAGCTGTGTGCCGACTGAGCGAACGCTGTGCAACATCGAGCGCGTCCTGTCGGGAGGGTTACATCTTCTCCGGGCGTTCGCTACCCTCTGCACCTGCGGGGAGGTATCAACCTCCGATGTAGTGAGAGAGAGTGCCTGGATGGCCGATCAAGTCGATCCCCGGTTTACCAGGGCACGCTGTGCTTTTCCTGAGAGATTCGTCCCCGTAGAGGCCACTGCCTGGCCGGGCACAGCCGCCGCGCCGGTGGGCTAGGCCGAACCAACAGACCGATGCGAGACCAGCGCAGGGACCCGACCGTGATGCTCGAGCTGAACCGATTCCGTCCAGTCGGACGGGGTTCAGGAACGCCCACCGAAGACGATCTTTTCACCCGTACGGGTAGCGTCTCGCGCTGGGCTCGTTCCGACCTGCCGCTGCGCTTGAGCGCCGGGAGCGTGCAGACGAGTGGCTGATGAGAACGCGATGCGCCCAGGTGGGCGCTGGACCGACCAAGGTTTCACGAGCACGAACGATGATGGTGGTGCGGCGGTGCCGAACGAAGACGCCGCGGGGGTAGGAGGGGCCCCCGCGCAGTCGCCCGGAGACAGTCCGGGCCGGAAGGCCGGGTTCTTTTCCGGCATGCGCGACTGGCGGCTGCGCTCCAAGCTGGCCGCGGTCCTGATCATCCCGACCCTGACCGCCGCGGTGCTGGGGGCACTGCGCGTGGTCGACGACGCCCAGCAGGCGGCGGAGTTCCAACGGACGGCCGACCAGGTGGCGTTCGCCGTCAAGGTCACGACGGTGGTCCACGAGCTGCAGAACGAGCGTGGCCTGGCCGTCGCGCGGATCTCGTCGAACAACCCGCTGCTGCAGACGGGCCTCGACTCGCAGATCTCGAAGGTCGACCGCGAGGTCGCGGACCTCCGCTCGGCGGCGTCGACGCTCAACTACGACGACCCGGCGACCAAGGACCGCTACACCCGGGGCCTTCAGCGCCTCGACGCCCTGCGCCCGCTGCGGGCGGCGTTCAACACCGCGAACGGCCTGCCCGACATCACGGTGATGACCGCCTACTCGGGCATCCTCGACTCGCTCATCGAGCTCGGCCGCGAGGTGACCACCGCGGTCACCGACCGGGACGTGCTGCGGCTGGGCACGAGCACGCAGGCGATCAGCGAGGCCAAGGAGTTCACCACCCGCTCCGACGCCGAGCTGCAGATCGCCGCGTTCCGCGGCAGCTTCCCCGGCGACCTCCTGGACCAGACGCGCGCGTCGGCGTCCAGTGCCGACGCTTCGGTGCAGTCCTTCCTCGCAAACGCCGACGACGACCAGCGCCAGCTCTACAACGACACCTACTCCGGCCCGGAGGTCGACGACCGCCGCCGGATCCAGACCGCGGCCTTCGCCTTCGCCCAGCAGGGTGACGCGCCGAGCATCGACACGACGGCGCTCGGCAAGGACAGCACCGTGTCGGCGGACAAGCTGCACGCGGTCGAATCGAACCTGCTGGCCCAGCTCAAGACCCGCGCCGACAGCCTCGCCACGCAGGCGGTCAACTCGGCCTGGATCGGCGGCGCCGTCGTGCTCGCCGCGCTGGCCGCCGCGATCGCGCTGATGCTCATCGTCGCCCGCCTGATGCTGCGCCCGCTGCGGGTGCTGCGCCGGAGCGCGCTGGACGTCGCCTACACCCGGCTGCCGGAAACCGTGCAGGCGATCCTCGACGACCCGGACCCGGTCGGCGCCTCGAAGCGGGCCGTCCAGCCGGTGCCCGTCAACACCCGCGACGAGATCGGCGAAGTCGCGCGGTCGTTCGACATCGTCCACGAACAGGCCGTCAAGATGGCCGCCGAGCAGGCCCTCCTGCGCGAGAACGTCAACGGCATCTTCGTGAACCTCTCCCGGCGGTCGCAGCGGCTGGTGGAACGCCAGCTCGGCGTCATCGACCGCCTCGAGGCCGACGAGCAGGACCCGGACCACTTGGCGAGCCTGTTCGAGCTCGACCACCTGGCCACCCGGCTCCGGCGCAACGGTGAGTCCCTGCTGGTGCTCTCCGGCGCCGGCCTGGCCAAGTCCGTGCCCAAGCCGGTGCCCGCCGCCGACGTCATCGGCGCCGCGGTCTCCGAGATCGAGCAGTACGCCCGGATCGAGGTCGGCATCGTGCCCGACGTCGCGGTCCAGGGCCTCGCGATCCACGACCTCGTGCACGTCCTCGCGGAGCTGCTCGACAACGCGACCTACTTCTCCGAGCCGGAGACGAAGGTCATCGTCCGGGCCGTGGTG encodes the following:
- a CDS encoding ABC transporter permease, with the protein product MKKLLRGLAGLVGFLLLWEVVVQVGLVSKTFTPPPSVVLVTVGDLLGDPEFIRDIIATMLAWLIAIAIAIVIGVPAGLLLGSIPVLRTATAAIVEFLRPIPVTALVPLVLLVIGSGPDAKITLAVYASLWPIMFNTIYGMGEIDPVLMETARACGTSRFRILTSVALPQTAPFVFTGVRLSATISLIAVVSVEFLAGSQVGLGSFILIASTGSVRFDLVLAGTVVAGVLGYLINEGLEQLGKRLFRWSSVDREAIA
- a CDS encoding ABC transporter substrate-binding protein, coding for MSSGRVRTRRAALGLALTLAAATALTGCSALGSDDSNASSNGGGLEKSKIKVSIMPTTDLAPFWLALDGGYFKSEGLDVEQIVAKSGQESMTKALNGEADIALSTYTPFFVAKSKGAADVQLVADGTSVNAKSNAIVTVPSSNVKTVNDLAGKRIAITAMNTASDILTKSVMKDHGVDFSTVKWTLVPLPNMAAALKDNQVDAAYMPEPMLSQAAKTVGATPVIDINTGASQDFPLTGYGSTTKWVQGNPKTLAAFQRAMKKATSDAINDRSKVEPLLVKYAKIDEDTAKLLTLPGYGSTLDARRLQRVPDLLLQMGVITSKVEAAPMIAPQATS
- a CDS encoding nitrate- and nitrite sensing domain-containing protein, coding for MRPGGRWTDQGFTSTNDDGGAAVPNEDAAGVGGAPAQSPGDSPGRKAGFFSGMRDWRLRSKLAAVLIIPTLTAAVLGALRVVDDAQQAAEFQRTADQVAFAVKVTTVVHELQNERGLAVARISSNNPLLQTGLDSQISKVDREVADLRSAASTLNYDDPATKDRYTRGLQRLDALRPLRAAFNTANGLPDITVMTAYSGILDSLIELGREVTTAVTDRDVLRLGTSTQAISEAKEFTTRSDAELQIAAFRGSFPGDLLDQTRASASSADASVQSFLANADDDQRQLYNDTYSGPEVDDRRRIQTAAFAFAQQGDAPSIDTTALGKDSTVSADKLHAVESNLLAQLKTRADSLATQAVNSAWIGGAVVLAALAAAIALMLIVARLMLRPLRVLRRSALDVAYTRLPETVQAILDDPDPVGASKRAVQPVPVNTRDEIGEVARSFDIVHEQAVKMAAEQALLRENVNGIFVNLSRRSQRLVERQLGVIDRLEADEQDPDHLASLFELDHLATRLRRNGESLLVLSGAGLAKSVPKPVPAADVIGAAVSEIEQYARIEVGIVPDVAVQGLAIHDLVHVLAELLDNATYFSEPETKVIVRAVVTRRKALAIQVTDHGVGMSDERLAEVNARLAEPPDLDVSVTRRMGLYVVSRLAKRHGIEVRLRENEDIEGGVIARVVVPAELLTHLRPGMQRQTPLPPNRSETSMSMPSIPIPAARSDFDQTQAFSPNPPQHSAPPPPPPPPAPPKHEPVANQGGLVPLDQPISLDDLVSGGRAAGPFLSPELPKPDVPAWPTAEDLAPLAPSSNGDGASSRAGDTQFAPLVLPKREPKFVPPEEPPPAPPPAAELGSSALEDDVPTRRLPIYQSVLSRWFSEGDDAAADPVPPQQSDGGHHRSHQPSAPEEVEVEAEDQNLPPLTGRDEPAPEPVDELLPTAATRHPLLPPDDGWHSASDDGWQAAQSLLESKNEEITTAGLPKRIPNAYLVPGSISSAAPDAPAQNNFADATAGMPGTGAITRSASAARNRMASFQRGYTSGRHALKERPGDEVPVSGNTTDSSEE